Proteins encoded within one genomic window of Panicum virgatum strain AP13 chromosome 1N, P.virgatum_v5, whole genome shotgun sequence:
- the LOC120657401 gene encoding uncharacterized protein LOC120657401 gives MAIRSSCHPFASLAIPSFGARKARATLRFSTAVHSSREHLSNSTRSIKTVFEDQVRGVVCYRDDRGEMVCEGYDEGPRLGMRLPEKACFPWPVGIRVTDFIELSTLRILEDEDALK, from the exons ATGGCGATCAGGAGCTCCTGCCATCCCTTCGCTTCCTTGGCCATTCCAAGTTTCGGCGCAAGGAAGGCGAGAGCGACATTGAGGTTCAGCACGGCCGTGCACAGCAGCCGTGAGCACCTATCCAACTCTACAAGATCTATCAAGACG GTGTTTGAGGACCAGGTGAGAGGGGTGGTGTGCTACAGAGACGACAGGGGAGAGATGGTCTGCGAGGGGTACGACGAAGGGCCCAGGCTTGGGATGCGGCTGCCGGAGAAGGCCTGCTTTCCATG GCCAGTGGGAATCCGCGTCACTGATTTCATCGAGCTGTCGACGCTTCGAATCTTGGAAGACGAGGATGCTCTGAAATGA
- the LOC120654254 gene encoding pectinesterase-like yields the protein METFGGASSPASQAKRRLPIVAWSCAMATVLVLVTVAPVAARKGDEVASGVGVNTAAVSRIATTSASAPPSSANATLICRSTPDPSACETALTSAEARSARDPFAASVQFAMARATTARSLARNLSASAPASPPSGMHDCAELLDISLAQLRDALAGFAADAAGATTWLSAALTNQGTCDDSLAAATPPPAGRDAVRKQVVSLARFIRTALALHVNKVKGVGGSAVPPSAAPPPNKGTVFPSWLSEHDRRLLESPATNVIAPDAVVALDGSGTHRSISEAIAAVTAPVGTKASGRGGAGGSRRKVIHVKAGRYKESVSISYQQEDVMLVGDGKGKTIIDGDKSVAGGYTTYSSATLAAMGAGFIAKGVSIVNSAGPVKGQAVALLVGGDGSVVYQCEIKAFQDTLFTHSNRQFYAESDISGTVDFIFGNSAVVFQRCNIQARKPSPGQQDVVTAHGRDDPNQNTGISIHRCRITGASDLGKTPVYLGRPWKKYARVAVMESTLDGSVAPAGWLAWPDQPAPSTTPLYYGEYRNTGAGAETKGRVTWTGVHTSLSTADAAKFTVEKFIMGNSWLGATGVGYTSGL from the exons ATGGAAACGTTTGGTGGGGCAAGCTCGCCAGCGAGTCAGGCGAAGAGAAGGCTACCCATCGTTGCATGGTCCTGCGCCATGGCCACAGTGCTAGTTCTCGTGACGGTGGCGCCTGTCGCTGCCAGAAAGGGAGACGAGGTGGCATCGGGGGTCGGCGTCAATACGGCCGCCGTCTCGAGGATCGCCACCACGTCGGCGTCGGCACCGCCGTCCAGCGCGAACGCCACGTTGATCTGCCGGTCGACGCCGGACCCGAGCGCGTGCGAGACCGCGCTCACGTCGGCGGAGGCGCGGTCGGCCCGGGACCCGTTCGCGGCGTCCGTCCAGTTCGCGATGGCCAGGGCCACGACGGCGCGCTCGCTGGCGCGCAACCTCTCCGCGTCCGCGCCGGCTTCGCCGCCGTCGGGCATGCATGACTGCGCCGAGCTGCTCGACATCAGCCTCGCCCAGCTCCGCGACGCGCTCGCGGGGTTcgcggccgacgccgccggGGCCACGACGTGGCTCAGCGCCGCGCTGACGAACCAGGGCACGTGCGACgacagcctcgccgccgccacgccgccccccGCTGGGCGGGATGCCGTGCGCAAGCAGGTCGTGTCGCTCGCGCGGTTCATCcgcaccgccctggcgctgCACGTCAACAAGGTCAAGGGCGTGGGAGGAAGCGCCgtcccgccgtccgccgcgccgccacctaaTAAAGGCACCGTGTTCCCGTCCTGGTTGTCCGAGCATGACAGGAGGCTCCTGGAGTCTCCGGCGACCAACGTCATCGCGCCCGACGCCGTGGTTGCGCTGGACGGCAGCGGGACGCACAGAAGCATCAGCGAGGCGATCGCCGCCGTCACAGCTCCGGTGGGCACCAAGgcgagcggccgcggcggagcaggaggatCGAGAAGGAAGGTGATCCACGTGAAGGCCGGGCGGTACAAGGAGAGCGTGAGCATCTCGTACCAGCAGGAGGACGTGATGCTGGTGGGCGACGGCAAGGGGAAGACGATCATCGACGGAGACAAGAGCGTCGCCGGCGGCTACACCACCTACTCCTCCGCCACCTTGG CTGCCATGGGCGCCGGCTTCATCGCCAAGGGCGTGAGCATCGTGAACAGCGCCGGGCCAGTGAAAGGCCAGGCGGTGGCGCTGCtggtcggcggcgacggctccgtcGTGTACCAGTGCGAGATCAAGGCGTTCCAGGACACGCTCTTCACGCACTCCAACCGCCAGTTCTACGCCGAGTCCGACATCTCCGGCACGGTGGACTTCATCTTCGGCAACTCCGCCGTGGTCTTCCAGCGCTGCAACATCCAGGCCAGGAAGCCCAGCCCGGGCCAGCAGGACGTCGTCACGGCGCATGGCCGCGACGACCCGAACCAGAACACGGGGATCTCCATCCACAGGTGCCGGATCACCGGCGCGTCTGACCTCGGCAAGACGCCGGTGTACCTAGGCCGGCCATGGAAGAAGTACGCGCGGGTGGCCGTGATGGAGAGCACCCTGGACGGCTCGGTCGCGCCGGCGGGGTGGCTGGCGTGGCCGGACCAGCCGGCGCCGAGCACGACGCCGCTGTACTACGGGGAGTACCGGAACACCGGGGCCGGTGCGGAGACGAAGGGGCGGGTGACGTGGACTGGGGTGCACACGTCATTGTCCACGGCGGATGCCGCGAAGTTCACCGTGGAGAAGTTCATCATGGGGAACTCATGGTTGGGCGCCACTGGAGTTGGGTACACTTCTGGGCTGTAA
- the LOC120653767 gene encoding protein STRICTOSIDINE SYNTHASE-LIKE 10-like, producing MGNVSGKKILTLVISLLAVLALLLVPCAAARPVPGTATIIDGSRSLHLPLRGSLLRGPESVAFDGDRAGPYSGVSDGRVLKWNGLARRWSTYAYSPGYSAKACTASRTRPAEVTESKCGRPLGLRFHHQSGNLYIADAYKGLMRVGPDGGEATVLANKADGVPLRFTNGVDVDQVTGEVFFTDSSMNYQRSQHERVTATGDSTGRLMKYDPKTNSVTVLQSGITYPNGLAISADRTHLVVALTGPCKLMRYWIKGPKAGTSEPLADLPGYPDNVRADLKGGFWVALHWEKKELPFGPDNHLLAMRINADGQVVQVMRGPKSVRPTEVMERVGGKLYMGSVELPYVGVVSE from the coding sequence ATGGGGAACGTCTCGGGGAAGAAGATTCTGACGCTGGTGATCTCGTTGCTCGCCGTCTTGGCGCTGCTGCtcgtgccgtgcgccgccgcacgccccgTCCCCGGAACAGCGACCATTATTGACGGCAGCCGGAGTCTGCACCTGCCGCTCCGTGGGTCGCTGCTGCGCGGCCCGGAGAGCGTCGCGTTCGACGGCGACCGCGCGGGGCCCTACAGCGGCGTCTCCGACGGCCGCGTCTTGAAGTGGAACGGGCTGGCGCGCCGCTGGTCGACCTACGCGTACAGCCCGGGTTACAGCGCCAAGGCCTGCACGGCGTCCAGGACTCGGCCGGCGGAAGTCACCGAGAGCAAGTGTGGCCGCCCCTTGGGCCTGCGCTTCCACCACCAGTCCGGAAACCTCTACATCGCCGACGCGTACAAGGGGCTGATGCGTGTCGggccggacggcggcgaggcaacGGTGCTGGCCAACAAGGCTGATGGCGTGCCGCTCCGTTTCACCAACGGCGtcgacgtcgaccaggtcaccGGAGAGGTGTTCTTTACGGACAGTAGCATGAACTACCAGCGGTCGCAGCATGAGAGGGTAACGGCTACTGGAGACTCGACGGGTCGCCTCATGAAGTACGACCCGAAGACGAACAGTGTCACTGTGCTGCAATCCGGTATCACGTACCCTAATGGTCTTGCTATCAGTGCCGACCGGACACACCTTGTCGTAGCACTCACCGGACCATGCAAGTTGATGAGGTACTGGATCAAGGGTCCCAAGGCGGGCACGTCGGAGCCGCTTGCCGATCTACCGGGCTATCCCGACAACGTTAGGGCTGACCTCAAAGGTGGATTTTGGGTAGCACTGCACTGGGAGAAGAAGGAACTGCCGTTTGGTCCAGACAACCACCTTCTTGCTATGAGGATCAATGCTGACGGGCAGGTGGTCCAAGTGATGAGAGGACCCAAGAGCGTAAGGCCGACCGAGGTGATGGAGAGGGTAGGTGGCAAGTTGTATATGGGCTCGGTGGAATTACCCTATGTCGGCGTAGTTAGTGAATAG
- the LOC120657402 gene encoding transcription termination factor MTERF4, chloroplastic-like, whose protein sequence is MLPLARALRSLGPAAAAREGPLLAWLSSARSASSSAPPEYEMPSVTWGVIQGRKERLVSRVLALDFLRSAGVSDPAGELEAFELPSSLEVLQERLDFLLRLGLSTDDLSNYPLLLACSLRKNVIPVLSYLEKLGVTRARLAAFVRAYPACLHASVAVDLSPVVKALRGLDVDRQDIPRVLERYPDVLGLKPDGTISTSVAYLVGIVGVAPRDIGPMVTHYPFFLGMRVGTTIKPFCDYITSLGLPMRILARILEKRPYILGYDLEETVKPNVDALLSFGIQKEALPLVIAQYPSILGLPLKAKLAAQQYFFNLKLQIDPDGFARAVEKLPQLVSLNQNVILKPVEFLRGRGISNEDVARMVVRCPQILLLRIELMKNSLYFFKSEMKRPMSELLEYPEYFTYSLESRIKPRYMRVTSKGIRCSLDWFLNCSDLRFEERMRGDFIEGDAPGPSFTMGGKLQMPGSQLVSDDDNEDTDDEVLYRRTVML, encoded by the coding sequence ATGCTTCCCCTCGCCCGCGCTCTCCGGAGCctcggcccggcggcggccgcgcgcgagGGCCCCCTCCTCGCGTGGCTCTCCTCCGCGAggtcggcctcctcctccgcgccgccggagTACGAGATGCCGTCCGTGACGTGGGGCGTGATCCAGGGCCGCAAGGAGCGCCTCGTCTCCCGCGTGCTGGCGCTCGACTTCCTCCGCTCCGCGGGCGTTTCCGaccccgccggcgagctcgaggccTTCGAGCTCCCCTCCTCGCTCGAGGTGCTCCAGGAGCGCCTCGACTTCCTCCTCCGTCTCGGCCTCTCCACCGACGACCTCTCCAATTACCCGCTCCTCCTCGCCTGCTCCCTTCGGAAGAATGTCATCCCCGTGCTCTCCTACCTCGAGAAGCTCGGCGTCACGcgcgcccgcctcgccgccttcGTCCGCGCCTACCCCGCGTGCCTCCACGCCTCCGTTGCTGTCGACCTCTCCCCCGTCGTCAAGGCCCTCCGCGGCCTTGACGTCGACCGCCAGGACATCCCACGAGTCCTCGAGCGGTATCCCGACGTCCTGGGGCTCAAGCCGGACGGCACAATCAGCACCTCTGTCGCCTACCTCGTCGGCATCGTCGGTGTCGCGCCACGAGATATCGGTCCCATGGTAACGCATTACCCTTTCTTCCTCGGCATGAGAGTTGGCACTACCATCAAGCCGTTCTGCGATTACATCACTTCTCTCGGGCTGCCCATGCGAATCCTGGCGAGGATCCTAGAGAAGCGGCCGTACATTCTGGGCTATGATCTTGAGGAGACGGTCAAACCAAACGTGGATGCATTGCTCAGCTTCGGCATTCAGAAGGAGGCACTGCCATTGGTGATCGCGCAGTACCCATCTATACTTGGGCTGCCACTGAAAGCGAAGCTAGCAGCGCAACAGTATTTCTTCAACTTGAAGCTCCAAATTGACCCAGATGGATTTGCCCGTGCAGTTGAGAAGTTGCCACAGCTTGTAAGCTTAAATCAAAATGTGATCTTGAAGCCTGTAGAGTTCCTCCGTGGACGAGGGATCTCCAATGAGGATGTTGCACGAATGGTGGTACGGTGCCCACAGATTCTATTGCTGCGGATTGAGCTCATGAAGAATAGCTTATACTTCTTCAAGAGTGAGATGAAGAGACCAATGAGTGAATTGTTGGAGTATCCGGAGTATTTTACTTATAGTTTGGAATCAAGGATCAAGCCTAGGTACATGAGAGTTACAAGTAAAGGGATTAGGTGTAGCTTGGATTGGTTCCTGAACTGCAGTGATCTGAGGTTTGAGGAAAGGATGCGAGGGGATTTTATTGAAGGGGATGCACCAGGACCTTCATTTACAATGGGTGGGAAGCTTCAGATGCCAGGCAGCCAGTTAGTGTCGGATGATGATAATGAGGATACCGATGATGAGGTGCTATATAGGCGGACAGTCATGCTCTAG